A window of Lentibacillus sp. Marseille-P4043 contains these coding sequences:
- a CDS encoding sensor histidine kinase has protein sequence MIYQESEKVPISILLFTVAAGIYFFLSMKKGQFVLYLSLSGVIILHDFLIVNENTYSFLLLLFLAIISSFGLREKQFIIYLVINLGLSLIMNAVHMDEFVEMVGIIGFFYFLVWSLNRMAQIRNEQKEIYEQLLGEYRQLKRMNLVAENDARLEERTKIARDIHDSVGHRLTALIMKLEILAIQNDDANYIELKQMAQESLEETRQAVKTLQTEENEGIATVVHLIRKLEAESHILVQFTMKQGVLSASLSNEKSVALYRAIQEALTNAMRHAQSREVHIVLGRSADGAISFEVKNPVFTARAFTFGFGLTNMQKRIGNVGGKLDIYQTETQFVVNGRIPIE, from the coding sequence ATGATTTATCAGGAAAGTGAAAAAGTTCCTATCAGTATTTTGTTATTTACCGTTGCAGCAGGAATTTACTTTTTCTTATCGATGAAGAAAGGGCAATTTGTTTTATATTTGAGTTTATCTGGCGTTATTATTCTTCATGATTTTCTCATAGTAAACGAAAATACATATAGTTTTTTGCTGCTTCTATTTTTAGCGATCATTTCTTCATTCGGTCTAAGAGAAAAGCAATTTATTATCTATTTGGTTATTAATCTAGGATTATCCTTAATTATGAATGCTGTACATATGGATGAATTTGTTGAAATGGTAGGCATTATTGGTTTCTTTTATTTTTTAGTCTGGTCGTTAAACCGTATGGCACAAATAAGAAATGAGCAAAAGGAAATTTACGAGCAACTTTTAGGGGAGTATCGACAACTAAAGCGGATGAATTTAGTTGCGGAAAACGATGCGCGTTTAGAAGAACGGACGAAAATAGCACGTGATATTCATGATTCAGTTGGGCATCGTCTGACAGCATTAATCATGAAACTGGAAATATTGGCCATTCAAAATGATGATGCAAATTATATTGAATTAAAACAAATGGCACAGGAGAGTTTAGAGGAAACCCGGCAGGCAGTAAAAACACTGCAAACAGAAGAAAATGAGGGAATTGCAACTGTTGTGCATTTAATTCGTAAATTAGAAGCGGAAAGTCATATTCTGGTGCAATTTACCATGAAGCAAGGAGTGTTGTCGGCATCACTCTCTAATGAGAAAAGTGTTGCTTTATACCGTGCGATCCAAGAGGCGTTGACAAATGCGATGCGCCATGCACAATCGCGTGAAGTACATATTGTTTTAGGAAGATCTGCAGACGGAGCAATTTCTTTTGAAGTGAAGAATCCAGTTTTTACAGCTCGAGCTTTTACTTTTGGGTTTGGACTCACAAATATGCAGAAAAGAATTGGAAATGTTGGCGGAAAACTGGACATATACCAAACTGAAACTCAATTTGTTGTGAATGGACGGATTCCAATCGAGTAA
- a CDS encoding response regulator transcription factor: MLRVLLVEDQAIVRQGLKVILEQDDEIMVTHEAENGQEALAILEKHMIDFVMMDVRMPVMNGIEATRRIKAQWPEVKILILTTFNDDEYAVHALKEGANGFLLKTSESGKLIDAVHSCIKGGLTIHDEVAAKVMPRLLHRTMSTENDFNLSPRELSITKLIGEGMTNKEIAERLYLSIGTVKNHLTQILQKTGMRDRTQLAIYAVKHDINEP, from the coding sequence GTGCTACGGGTATTATTAGTTGAAGATCAAGCAATCGTTCGACAAGGTTTAAAAGTTATTTTGGAGCAAGATGATGAGATTATGGTGACACACGAAGCAGAAAATGGACAAGAAGCACTAGCTATTTTAGAAAAACACATGATAGATTTTGTCATGATGGATGTAAGGATGCCTGTCATGAACGGTATCGAAGCAACAAGGCGAATAAAAGCTCAGTGGCCGGAAGTGAAAATATTGATTTTAACAACGTTTAATGATGATGAATATGCCGTACATGCGTTAAAGGAAGGTGCAAATGGATTTCTGTTAAAAACATCTGAATCTGGGAAATTAATTGACGCTGTACATAGTTGTATAAAAGGTGGATTGACAATTCATGATGAGGTGGCGGCAAAAGTAATGCCCCGCTTACTGCACCGGACTATGTCTACTGAAAATGATTTTAACCTTTCACCACGTGAATTATCAATCACCAAACTAATAGGGGAAGGAATGACGAATAAGGAAATTGCTGAAAGGTTATATTTGTCGATTGGAACGGTAAAGAATCATTTAACGCAGATTTTACAAAAAACCGGTATGCGCGATCGTACACAACTAGCAATTTATGCTGTGAAACATGATATTAATGAACCATAA